A genomic segment from Nitrospirota bacterium encodes:
- a CDS encoding Fic family protein codes for MKFDPLKPYNELPLLPPKENIETNAILKKTVSAGRALAELKGLGKTIPNQAMLLNTIVLQEAQSSSEIENIITTADALFRALTVKTAQVDAATKEVLRYREALSEVYRAIKKRPLLTTNLFIKIYQTIKENRAGIRNVPGTTIANAATGEVIYTPPVGESLIRDKLKNLEDYIHAENAVDSLVKLAVIHYQFEAIHPFTDGNGRTGRILNILFLVMKDLLDFPVLYLSKYIIENKNNYYR; via the coding sequence ATGAAATTTGATCCCCTCAAACCTTACAACGAACTTCCCCTGCTTCCTCCAAAAGAAAATATCGAGACTAATGCAATCCTGAAAAAGACTGTGTCTGCCGGCAGGGCATTGGCAGAATTAAAGGGTCTCGGCAAAACAATTCCCAATCAGGCCATGCTGCTTAACACCATTGTCCTTCAGGAAGCACAGTCGAGCTCTGAGATTGAAAATATCATCACCACTGCAGATGCGTTGTTCAGGGCACTGACCGTTAAAACAGCTCAGGTGGACGCTGCAACAAAAGAGGTTCTAAGATACCGGGAGGCGCTGTCTGAGGTATACAGGGCGATTAAGAAAAGGCCTCTTCTGACAACAAACCTCTTTATCAAGATTTATCAGACCATTAAAGAGAATAGGGCTGGTATCAGAAACGTCCCCGGAACAACGATTGCGAATGCGGCCACAGGAGAAGTCATATACACACCTCCGGTTGGAGAATCACTTATCAGGGATAAACTGAAAAACCTTGAAGACTATATCCATGCAGAGAATGCTGTTGACTCTCTTGTTAAACTTGCTGTCATTCATTATCAGTTTGAGGCTATCCATCCCTTTACTGACGGCAATGGAAGGACAGGCAGAATACTGAACATCCTCTTCCTTGTTATGAAAGACCTTCTCGATTTCCCTGTGCTGTATCTGAGCAAGTATATAATCGAGAACAAGAACAACTATTACCGCTT